Proteins from a single region of Helicoverpa armigera isolate CAAS_96S chromosome 21, ASM3070526v1, whole genome shotgun sequence:
- the LOC110375949 gene encoding cytochrome P450 4C1, with protein sequence MLGLILIFCVLCLVFLNFKKNRNKHELPPALAESVPIIGHMLLIVRNCTTLFTMITSWGKQADAKGGVAHFYFGKELYYFISDPQDALTAANGCPKKHYSFDLIKTWLGDGLVTAPVDIWKRHRKLLSPAFSLPVIHGFLGIFNSQSRKLLEAIEPNAGKGLFDQRKYFNNNALETLCLGVFGINAINDPNVIQKYMEAVVEMIRLCFAKTIKVWLQVEIIYKLVGLRKKEDEYLDTLHSMTNKVLQEKRAAKKDEANNNAITEITTTGLKYKPFLDLIMDLSQNGELTDKEIREETDTIVVTGSETTSNQLTFTMLLLGAHPEVQEKLYQEIIDVLGKDRDVEKEDLNKLVYANAVLTECLRYLPTVPCLFRTVEKDVKLKNYTMRAGSYCHTFPLTYDDSNWGPESDKFKPERWLNGDVKPNQEFAAFGLGRRSCIGKGYAMTVMKVVLVHFVRRYRIQADMSKLKVQYDFVLKPISGHEISIERRT encoded by the exons ATGTTgggcttaattttaattttttgcgtTTTGTGTCTGGTGTTTCTgaactttaagaaaaataggaATAAACATGAACTTCCACCGGCTTTGGCTGAATCTGTGCCTATTATAGGTCATATGCTTCTCATAGTTAGGAACTGtacaa CTCTTTTCACCATGATCACTTCTTGGGGCAAACAGGCTGATGCGAAAGGAGGcgtcgcacatttttattttggaaaagaaTTGTATTATT TTATATCTGATCCTCAAGATGCATTAACTGCTGCAAATGGATGTCCTAAGAAACATTATTCCTTTGATCTAATCAAAACATGGCTAGGAGATGGGCTAGTGACGGCGCCAG TCGACATTTGGAAACGTCATCGCAAGCTGCTCAGCCCTGCATTCAGTCTGCCTGTAATCCACGGATTCCTAGGGATATTCAACAGTCAGTCCAGGAAACTTCTGGAAGCCATAGAACCTAATGCAGGGAAAGGTCTCTTCGATCAACGgaaatattttaacaacaatGCTTTGGAAACTCTTTGtc TTGGAGTGTTTGGAATAAATGCTATTAACGACCCGAACGTTATACAAAAGTATATGGAAGCAGTAGTTGAAATGATAAGACTGTGTTTTGCAAAGACAATCAAGGTCTGGCTACAGGTAGAAATAATATACAAGTTAGTGGGCCTCAGGAAGAAGGAAGACGAATATCTGGATACATTACACTCTATGACAAACAAA GTTTTGCAAGAGAAAAGAGCTGCCAAAAAGGATGAAGCTAACAATAATGCAATTACTGAAATTACTACTACTG GACTTAAATACAAACCATTCTTAGACCTAATCATGGACTTATCACAAAATGGAGAATTGACTGATAAAGAGATAAGAGAAGAAACTGATACAATTGTAGTTACTGGATCTGAGACTACGTCCAACCAGTTGACATTCACCATGTTACTGCTGGGAGCTCATCCTGAAGTACAAGAGAAACTCTATCAAGA aATAATAGATGTACTGGGTAAAGACAGAGATGTAGAAAAAGAGGATTTGAACAAACTCGTCTACGCAAATGCTGTTTTGACGGAGTGCCTCAGATACCTTCCAACTGTACCTTGTTTATTTAGAACTGTAGAGAAGGATGTGAAACTAA AGAATTACACAATGCGTGCCGGCAGTTATTGTCACACATTCCCATTGACTTACGATGACTCAAATTGGGGTCCAGAGAGTGATAAGTTTAAGCCAGAACGATGGCTCAATGGAGATGTTAAACCTAACCAAGAATTTGCTGCATTTGGATTGGGCAGAAGAAGCTGTATAG GAAAAGGATACGCCATGACAGTAATGAAAGTAGTACTAGTCCACTTCGTACGTCGCTACCGAATACAAGCAGACATGAGCAAGTTGAAAGTCCAATACGACTTCGTTTTGAAGCCAATATCAGGACACGAGATCAGTATTGAACGAAGAACGTAA
- the LOC110375928 gene encoding golgin subfamily A member 7, producing MMANNRIPSGPNTPGSQQTPTQQGIKIFIQRDYSEGTAVKFQTRFPPELEDRIDRQTFEYTMERLNEHFEMAETADCSTYCEGCLACLTAYFIYICTETHYEKHLRKVSKFIATQNERVYNPRGIHITDPILRGLRVIEITVIDVPNCQSPTGNSNNQMRHT from the exons ATGATGGCAAATAATCGTATACCTTCAGGGCCCAATACGCCTGGGAGTCAACAGACCCCAACACAGCAAGGAATTAAGATATTTATACAGAGGGACTATTCTGAGGGCACTGCGGTGAAGTTCCAGACTCGTTTCCCGCCAGAACTGGAAGATCGA ATAGACAGACAAACATTCGAGTACACGATGGAGCGTCTGAACGAGCACTTCGAGATGGCGGAGACGGCTGACTGCAGCACTTACTGCGAGGGCTGTTTGGCCTGCCTCACTGCCTACTTCATTTATATCTGTACGGAGACACATTATGAAAAG CACTTAAGAAAAGTATCAAAATTCATAGCGACGCAAAACGAACGAGTTTACAACCCCCGCGGGATTCACATCACGGACCCCATACTACGGGGTCTTCGAGTCATAGAGATCACGGTCATTGATGTCCCCAACTGCCAGAGTCCGACTGGCAACTCGAACAACCAAATGAGGCATACATGA
- the LOC110375952 gene encoding uncharacterized protein LOC110375952 → MAKLLVLLTLAAVASANSYTASKLVKNIYNECLSQYSVECVKPRTLQWISQVSNDDEIKITDDLSIVKTATLEDDMGVDPRMAQDPAYQIVDKVDRFLQTHTLKVKVPEEISNSAASEYVPRSLLTDLPSELEMPLDGEEDGQVFEGRKKKIKLPKPLRIKSKHGFIKKVLLPFLLGLKFKASVLVPLALALIALKTWKALTLGLISLVLSGAMVIFKFTKPKVVNYEVIHYPQHHVEHHVDHHAPGWDAHGPYQARTFEDAHEMAYSAQI, encoded by the exons ATGGCTAAACTATTAGTGCTCCTTACCCTTGCGGCAGTCGCCAGTGCAAACTCATATACCGCCTCCAAATTAGTAAAGAACATTTACAACGAATGTTTGAGCCAATATTCGGTGGAATGTGTGAAACCGAGAACCCTGCAGTGGATTTCGCAAGTGTCCAACGATGACGAGATCAAGATCACGGACGACCTCTCCATTGTCAAGACTGCGACCCTGGAGGATGACATGGGAGTCGACCCCAGGATGGCACAGGATCCAGCTTACCAGATTGTGGATAAAGTAGACCGGTTCCTCCAGACCCATACGCTCAAAGTGAAAGTTCCTGAGGAAATTTCGAACAGTGCTGCGTCTGAGTATGTGCCAAGGTCTTTGCTTACGGATCTGCCTTCGGAATTGGAAATGCCTCTGGATGGTGAAGAAGACGGTCAAGTGTTcgagggcaggaagaagaagatcaAGCTCCCCAAGCCTTTGAGGATCAAGAGCA AGCACGGTTTCATCAAGAAGGTGTTGCTGCCCTTCCTCCTCGGCTTGAAGTTCAAGGCTTCCGTGCTGGTCCCTCTGGCTCTTGCCCTCATCGCTCTCAAGACATGGAAGGCTCTGACCCTGGGTCTCATCTCATTGGTTCTTTCCG GTGCCATGGTAATCTTCAAATTCACGAAACCCAAGGTCGTGAACTACGAAGTTATCCACTACCCACAGCACCACGTTGAGCACCATGTAGACCACCATGCCCCAGGATGGGATGCCCACGGACCCTACCAGGCCAGGACCTTCGAAGACGCCCACGAAATGGCCTACTCCgcacaaatataa
- the LOC110375955 gene encoding cytochrome P450 4V2 — MIGLILIFCVLCLVLLKYKKYRNKHELPPTSTEFVPQSLWMRRLWNTTSKTHPLPPAFPGALPIIGHLHKGISLSSNLLNFLQIVSDDCVKQGGVTVLNLGPELHYVITDPQDAALAAKSCLRRHYLMDFAKVWQGNGITTSSGETWTSHRKLLSPAFSLPVIHSFLDVFNSQAKKLIDELEPFVGKGPFDHGSYFVTNNFETLCAGTFGIENAISKNLGATYISAAYGMVDLLKAKAFKVWLQIDLIYKLVGLKKKEEQLVENLHSLAKTVIQKKKLARENEALSNNVKSPTSGLRYKGFLDLLMDLSADGALTDIEVRDQIEAILTTGFETTATQLTFTVLLLGAHPEIQEKMVKELEAVLGRDRDVGKDDLNKLVYTNAVIMESVRLFPTIPIILRCVDQDVKLKNFTMNAGSYCILFPLIPNIAAREMKEDQFRPERWLEDDFNGHQDFAGFGLGKRGCLGKTYAIIAMKVLLANFMRQYRVRADMSQLQLSADFVLKPVSGHEISIERRHSKTA, encoded by the exons ATGATTGgcttaattttgatattttgcgtTTTGTGTTTGGTGCTTCTAAAGTATAAGAAATATCGAAATAAACATGAGCTTCCACCGACTTCAACTGAATTCGTACCcc AAAGCCTTTGGATGAGACGACTGTGGAACACAACTTCAAAAACGCATCCATTACCACCAGCTTTTCCAGGCGCACTGCCCATTATTGGACATCTGCACAAAGGAATTTCTCTGTCTTCTA ATCTCCTCAATTTCCTCCAAATTGTAAGTGATGATTGCGTAAAACAAGGCGGCGTTACTGTTTTAAATCTTGGTCCAGAGTTACATTACG TGATAACAGATCCGCAAGACGCCGCACTGGCAGCAAAATCATGTCTCCGGAGGCATTACTTAATGGATTTTGCTAAAGTTTGGCAGGGTAACGGAATAACAACATCATCAG GAGAAACATGGACCAGTCATCGCAAGTTGCTCAGCCCAGCATTCAGCCTGCCGGTGATCCACAGCTTCTTAGACGTGTTTAACAGTCAGGCCAAGAAACTGATCGATGAATTAGAGCCTTTCGTTGGCAAAGGGCCATTTGATCACGGCTCATATTTCGTCACAAACAACTTTGAAACGCTTTGTG CTGGTACATTTGGAATAGAAAATGCGATCAGTAAAAATCTGGGAGCTACATATATATCCGCAGCGTACGGGATGGTAGACCTTCTAAAAGCCAAGGCATTCAAGGTTTGGCTGCAAATCGACTTAATTTACAAACTTGTTGGACTCAAGAAGAAGGAAGAACAATTAGTCGAAAATTTACATTCATTGGCGAAAACA gtcatacaaaagaaaaaacttgCTAGGGAAAATGAAGCTTTGTCCAACAATGTCAAATCACCAACTTCTG GTTTGCGATACAAAGGTTTCTTAGATCTGCTAATGGACCTATCAGCAGATGGTGCTCTCACAGACATAGAAGTCAGAGACCAAATTGAAGCAATTCTCACAACTGGTTTTGAAACTACAGCCACACAGTTGACATTCACCGTGTTACTGCTGGGAGCACATCCTGAAATTCAAGAAAAAATGGTTAAAGA ATTAGAAGCAGTACTGGGTCGAGACAGAGATGTAGGAAAGGATGATTTGAACAAACTGGTTTACACAAACGCAGTTATAATGGAGTCTGTACGATTGTTCCCAACTATTCCTATTATATTAAGATGTGTGGATCAGGATGTGAAATTAA AAAACTTCACGATGAATGCAGGCAGTTACTGCATTTTATTTCCACTGATACCTAATATTGCAGCCAGAGAAATGAAAGAAGATCAGTTCAGACCAGAAAGATGGCTGGAAGACGATTTCAACGGCCACCAAGACTTTGCTGGATTTGGCTTGGGAAAACGTGGTTGTTTAG GTAAAACATACGCAATTATAGCTATGAAGGTTCTGCTAGCGAATTTCATGCGACAGTACCGAGTGCGAGCTGACATGAGTCAGCTGCAGCTGTCTGCGGACTTCGTGCTCAAACCTGTGTCGGGACACGAGATCAGCATTGAACGAAGACATTCAAAAACTGCTTGA